The Bdellovibrionota bacterium genome includes the window CCTCTTGTGCAATGCCATACAGGCTTCACGTGAAGGCGGGTCCATTCGGATCAGCGTTACTCAGAGCGATCGAAACAGGGTCGAAATGCTCGTAGAAGACAACGGTGTGGGCATGGGCCCTGACGACGTTAAGCACATCTGTGAGCCCTTTTACTCTCGCCGGAAGGGAGGGGTCGGCTTGGGCATGTGGACCGTTCAAGCGTATCTGGACGCGCTGGGAGGAACGATCGAGGTGGATAGTGCCCCCGGGAAAGGGACCGCCGTGCGGGTGTTTCTTCCGGATGCCGGAAACGCCGTGTCGGGAGCCGCGGTATGAGAGTTCTCTATGTCGAAGACGAGGAGATCAAACGGACGACCGTCGTTCATTTTCTCAATCGGAACGGTGATGAAGCCACGGGCGTCGAGACCGCCGAGGAAGCCCTGATTTTCCTTTCGAAGAACTGCTGCGATGTCTTGGTGAGCGATGTTCGATTACCCGGCATGGGTGGGACCGAATTGCTGCGGCATGTGCGAGCGGAGTACCCCGATCTCACGGTCCTCATTGTCACGGCGTATGCGACCATCGACCTCGCCGTGGAGGTCATGCGCGATGGAGCCTACGATTTTATCACCAAGCCTTTCAAGAACGACGCCCTTCTTCTCAAGCTGCAGCGCATAGCCAAGTTTCGTTCCCGGCAACAGGAAAACCTTGAACTACGCCGCGCGCTGGACCTTGTCGGAGCGCTCCCCGATCTCGTCGGCGGAAGCCCCGAGATGCGCAGGATCGGAAACTTGATCCGAACGGTAGCCCCGGGACCCAGCACGGTTCTGGTTCTCGGTGAGTCGGGAACCGGGAAGGAATTGGTGGCCCGCGCTCTTCATCAGGCAAGCCGCAGAAATCAAGCGCATTTTGTGGCGTTCAACTGCGCCGCGCTGCCGCCCAACTTGGTGGAGAGCGAATTGTTCGGGCATGAGAAGGGGGCTTTTACCGGCGCAGTCGAGCGCCATAAAGGAAGGTTCGAAAGGGCCGACGGCGGCACGCTGTTTCTGGACGATGTGGATGCGATGCCGATCGAA containing:
- a CDS encoding sigma-54 dependent transcriptional regulator, with translation MRVLYVEDEEIKRTTVVHFLNRNGDEATGVETAEEALIFLSKNCCDVLVSDVRLPGMGGTELLRHVRAEYPDLTVLIVTAYATIDLAVEVMRDGAYDFITKPFKNDALLLKLQRIAKFRSRQQENLELRRALDLVGALPDLVGGSPEMRRIGNLIRTVAPGPSTVLVLGESGTGKELVARALHQASRRNQAHFVAFNCAALPPNLVESELFGHEKGAFTGAVERHKGRFERADGGTLFLDDVDAMPIEAQAKLLRVLEEHEIERVGSSSSVHLDVRVVASSNPRLRENVTTGRFREDLFFRLNVIPILLPPLRERTEDIEPLVRHFIEQQRAQRDRALRSFSAEALSQLKRCPWPGNVRELKNLVERLCWLHRNEVVELEDLPEEYIHVTSPNGSESQSPAIDVTRKSFKDFVEEAERAYFSWAMEKSNGNLSKAARLLRIPRSTLHDRLNALEGRPGLPESDSS